From the genome of Nicotiana tabacum cultivar K326 chromosome 17, ASM71507v2, whole genome shotgun sequence:
GCCTCGGACAAAAGCAAGAAGAGAAGCAAATAAACCCCAAAGGTTTAGATCTGATTTTCAGGACAAAGTATTAAACCACTTTTTGGAAGCTGAAAACTTGTGATTTTGTTTTCATGGACAAGAAAGAACAACTTTTCTTGTGAAGGGAATTTAAGAATGAAAGAGGATTtggagaaggaaaaaaaaagggaagggaacaggtgaagaagatgatACAGTAGAAGGAGTTAATGCAGAGCGTATAGAGAGGGTGAAATAGCATTAATGGCTTGTGGAGGTGTTAATGTTATTGTTGAGAGAGAagggggagagagagagaagtTGGAAAATTGGCAGCTCATATTGATGTATAAATTTCCACTATAGGGGTATGGTGAAACAGATTTATTATGGTTTCTTATTAACAACAGCAACACCTCATGCACACAGCTCAATTCTTACTGGATTCAAGAGTCTCAACACTATCTCTTCCCATTCCTTCATTTCCTCTAAACTTATAATTAAAGTACAgtacatattttttttctttgttgtaaATGAAACAAGGgataagaaggaaaagaaaattaacCTATTATTCACTTATTTTTCTCTGCATGCTGtattctgttttaatttaattaattgcCTACTACTATTCTTTTACTACCTATGAATCTTCTTGTTGATTATGCAAGTATGAGAAGGATCATTGTAATTAGAGTTATTTGATGGTAGCTAATTTAAAGTCTTTTAATATATTACCACCTTTTTTGTTGTTGAATAAGATGCATTTTGCTGAATAAAGATTGTAGCTAGTTCAATATTGTATTTTAACTTGTTATAGCATATTACTTATAGTTTATTTGGGGATATTAATCTcacattataaataattatttgtaGTTATGTTGTAGATGATTTGATAgttcaaaatttattttatacTGTTAGTTTAATAGAAGTTAAACTAAAACTTCTTAGAGGACACGAGTTATATATATACTCCACAAAAAGTGTCTAACTTGCCTACTGAACGATTCCATCTATCACTTCGTCATTCTCAAGGTCAAAAATCTTAAATTTAGTACTCCTCTATGTATATTTAGGACATTCTAATGAATTTTCTAATTTTGATCTCCTTACAAAATTATGAACGTCTTAATATCTCAATTCCATTGGCATATGAATACTGAAATCACGACTAAGAAATATTAATGAATTTTCTTAAAATTAACCTTGATTAATTCAGCTTTATAATTCTCCTTTGTTGTGATCTGAGCATATcgtcatttaaaaaaaaaagaatgaatctCTTCAATTTCATTATTTCTTTTTGTTATCCACTGCAAATGCAGACAAGATTAAAAGAGAAAGATGACTCGTGTTTATTTttaccataataataataataataataataataataataataataataataataataataataataattattattattattattattattattattattattattattattattattattattattattattatatttacaCTTTACAGTCAATGAGTAAAAGCATTCAGAAGGGTAGAGCCTGCCACCTCAGATTTTCGCAATCCTATCCTTGAAATCTCATATTCTGTTGAACATATCATAAATGGATGATAACTACTTTCTAATTCGGTAAATCTAATGGTCAATTCTTTGTTTACTTGCATTCTTAACTTTAAGTAACAAGATAAATACTGTATCAGCATCTCATACATAAAATCATACACCTAGCTATCAGATTTTGATGTTCAAATATGATCATATTAGAATGTCCGTACGTATTTGTTGAAAAAAATAAGTTGTCATCTCGTATTAGAGTTAGACCATTCTCTATTCTCAGTTTACCGAATATTGGACATTCATATTATATTGTTAACTGTCATGACCCGCCATATCATCATGCCATGTAAGTGTCATTTGACATATATTAATACCATGTGGAAACTTACATAGGAGGAATGCTagtatttgtgagaagattctagagaagtatggacatttccATAGGAAGACCTTAGATCTCTATATATTTGCTAGAAAaatccttggaatcttctaggttTGTAGAGAGTTCTAgaaaaagcccttatcttgtaaatattaaagatttgtgtaacaattaatatttacatactagcccctaggagactagtatataaacgGGACCATTCATTTGTAActcaccaagcaaaacaatcaagttctctctaatacaaaagtTTCCTTTGGCAATTCTCTCGTGTTCTAACATtcccttagcgatcttgagtgtggTAAGGCtaacttggcatagcaagaacgtgagcaagttgtgcaagatcgtgagtgagttgtcaagtgccgcacgtaTACTTAGTTAAatactaaggacgtgacaacgtcgtatcagagcaaaggttgcaactaagggaatggcgaatgacggagaaattaacgctgccaacacccaagccaacgtCATCCAGGATGCTGCTGGAAAGAAGAGCTGTAACAAAAAAGAGGAATGCCACCAACAAGAGCCAGGAGGTGCCGCCCGAGATTGTGCCAAATGAGGGGCTTACATTCCAAGAACCATCCACCACTAAGgcgagcgaggatgaagtggaggtcctgACGGAGGACGTATcgctcggtaaagagtgggtgatgaaggtgAATGCGGGGATGGATGCCGTCAAGACCTTTGTTCAAcgcttggggaaggtggaaggcacccttaGTGTTCTTGAGGGACACACTCTTGGGGAGATTGAGAGTATCTGAAATGACTTGGAGGGATGTACACAGACTAAGATGGAGCTAAGGCAAACCATCTCTGCCTTGGAATGCAGACTCACGGAGGCCttgagtactatcgatgctatgaaggcaaagatagaaTTACTCGAGGAACATGTCAATGTTGGCGTAACCGAGGCAGACAGTAATGTTATTGtgacgagggaggccaagatcAAGGCTCCCAAACCAccggtgttcaaaggtgttcATGATGCACAAGAAGTGGAGAATTTCCTTTGccacttggagaactacttcaggcaCGACAAAGTGAAAGATGATGAGGCCAAGATCAACACTGTTGTGTTGTACCTCTCAGATATTGCCGCGTTGTGGTGGCGTCGTAAGTATGTTGACATGGAGAAGGGGCTATGCAAGATTGAGACGTGGGAGCAGTTTAAGGAATTGAAGAAGCAACTCTACCCTGTGAATGTGGTGTATGAGGCTAGGCAGAAGCTAAGGGAGCTCCAACAGACGGCCACAATTCGGGAGTATGTGCGCGAGTTCACTACCTTAATGCTGCAAATCCCGTCATTATCCAAGGAAGATTCACTATTCTACTTCATGGATGGGTTACAAAATTAGGTAAAGCAGGAGTTAAGAAGACATCAAGTAGCCAACGTGGATAAGACCATAGCGGTAGCCGAGTTGCTCATTGACTTCAAGATGGAGCATGCCAAGTTCAAAGAAGGCAATGCCGAGAGGGGTGGGGGAGATCATGACAAGGACAACGGAAAATGTATAGCCGAGGTATACAAGGGCAATGGCGAGGGGCCATCCCGTAACGGGCTGGGGTCCAAGCGAAATGGCAAGGGGCCGAAAAACGGTAGGGAGTACGTGCCTAAGGGAGGGTGCTACTTCTGTAAAGGATCACATAGCGCAAATGAATAAGTAGAGTTGGGCAAACTTGTAGCAATGATCGGGAACGTTGCTCAGGCACACAAATGTAACACAGGAGGGACCGCCTGCATTGGGGGGATGCACTTGGAATCTAAGCCGAAAGTAGGGGATTCCAAAGCCTATCTTGGCACCATTCAATGAGCATGGTGGCAGCAAGAAAAGTTGGGTGGACATAGTTGAAGAGGATGGCGAATTACAAAGTGATGCCACGCTTTCAGACTTGGACGATGCACCAAGAAGAGGGGTCAAGTTTTCTAGCAAGGCTGTGACCACTGAGGGAAGCCAAATAGGGAGTGGAAGTATGGACCCGATACATCAGAAGCTGCTAGACTTGGTTGTGTCATGGGGAGATTCAGGCCAAGAGCAAGGACAAGCATCTGATGGGCGGAGGATCGAGGTCATCATTGCTAGCCGTCCAAAGTACAAATTGGGCAAAAAGAAAGGTGACCAGTACCTTGTGACATGGGAAGGTGAATCACTCCATAGAGCATCATGGCTAATGAACAAAGATCTCTCGTGACGCCAAGGCGAGGTGCGCGCGTACATGTTGATGCTTTGTGCCAAGGGCGGCACAAAattgggtgggggagagtgtCATGATCCGTCATATTATCATGCCACGTAGGTgctatttggcatatattaatgccatgtggaagcttacataagaggaatactagcatttgtgagaagattctagagaagtatggaaATTTTCTTAGGAAGACCCTAAATccctatggatttgctaggaaagtccttgaaATCTTCTAGGTTTGTAGAGAGTTCTAACATTCCCTTAGCGATTTTGAGTGTGGTAagactgacttggcatagcaagaacgtgaccAAGTtatgcaagatcgtgagcgagttgttaagtgccgcacgtgtacttaattaaatactaaggACGTGACAAACGCTCTAAATCTCTAGCTCTAGGCTTGCTGTTAAAATGTTCCGCATTGATTGAAGGAATAAGCGAATGTTTCCCTTATATAGTCTGAAGTTATCCTCATCTGACTAGTTAGTACTCTTTGGGTTTAGTTCGGCACAAGGTTCATTTTGCTTCACACAATATCAATGTTCACTCTTATGCGCTCCCTCCATCTCTtcttcacacacacacatacatccTCATATAGTCATATGTATGTATATACGTATTTCTGGAAATGCAATACTCAGGTGGGAATCCGATATATATTAAGGGTACCAAATTTGGACAGCAGCGATAGCTTTTACTCTTTACTGTCTTTAGCATCGGTATTTATCTCATGATCCCATGGAGGAGGAGGCTATCTTTGATAAAACGTAATATTATGACATTGAGTGGGTCTTTAACCCTTCGCTAAAGTAttaaattattgttattattttttaggtACTAATATGTAGGAATCTTAGTAAACTAACTTGTCTCAATTTCAAACAAAAACTTAGAGCACAGGCTATGAAACTATTCGCTTGCGCTGTTTCACAAGTACACGAACTGAACCCTATGCCCATGACTCAGCAAGAAATCAACCCGTGGCTTAAACacatatctatattatattattaaaagtcAAAGAAAAAGACATCACATTAAGTCAAGTGACAGCCTAGAAAAAAGTCACAAGGCATAATTagttatttaattaaaattagttattgtttttgaatttaaatagcgataaaattcgaaataaaaaaaataaaaaattaccagtagtttcttcctaatatagtagtctctttctctctctctctctctctctacatatatatatatataaagagaagtaaaataattatatgatgcCAAGTGGTATAATCATACGATGACAAGTATAGATTTTTAGGACAACGCTCTAacaaagttggagttttaaaattattttaaaataaaaaaaataaaaattatcaatttaaatTGGGGAATAGttttaagttggagttttaaaattatcttaaaataaaaaatacaaaattttcaattcaaatttGGAAGTAACAAATCAATGTGATGATGCCACGTATAACAACAAAAAATTTAATAATTGTCACATTTTAGGACAAACCTCCTACAAATTTGGAGATTCaaaaatctatatattattaaaagccAAAGAAAAAAGCATCACATTAAGCCAAGTGACAGCCTGAAAAAAAGCcacatggcataattagttatttagttaaaaTTAgttattgtttttgaatttaaatagcgataaaattcgaaataaaaaaataaaaaattactaattcaaattggggagtagtttcttcGTAATATagtagtctctctctctctctctctctctctatatatatatatatatatatatatatatatatatatatatatatatatatatatatatatatatatatatatgatgccaAGTGGTATAATCATACGATGACAAGTATAGATTTTTAGGACAACGCTCTAAcaaagttgaagttttaaaattattttaaaataaaaaataaaataaaaaaaattaaaaattgtcaattcaaattggggagtagttttaagttggagttttaaaattatattaaaataaaaaatacaaaattttcaattcaaatttGAAAGTAACAAATCAATGTGATGATGACAGGTGTAACAACAAAAAATTTAATAATTGTCACATTTTAGGACAAGCCTCCTACAAATTTGGAGattcaaaaattatttaaaaagaaaagaaaaaaagaaaattaaaaaagagaaagaaattaaCTACCTAACATTAACTACTCAAACATGGGTGAGTGTTGGTTTATGttagttaatttctttgtttcttttgtttaaaTCATTTTCGTTTTTttgtataaataaaaaatatatttattcattaaaatacagacaatattattgagaataatagaataaaatttaaaataaaaaaaaaatatagaatagGAGAAGCAAATCAATGTGATGATGCCAAGTGtaacaataaaaatttaataAGTATCACATTTTAGGACAAACCTCCTACAAATTTGGagattaaaaatttattttttaaaaaaatgaaaaaaagacatAAAGTAAATAACTACCTAAAATTAACTACTCATACATGGGTTAGTGTTGGTTTAagttagttaattttagttttcttttgtttaaatcattttcgttttttatatataaaaagtgTATTTATTCATTAATATTTAGACAATTTTATTGAGAAcaatagaataaaatttaaaataaaaaatatattttaagagtaataaaatatatatcttctattatattacaaaaaaaaagtagcAGACAAAAATATAAACAAAGTAATACGCTAATacaaatttctattaacaatataataatactaaaaattggataatataataaagaaatatacagaacaaaaaagttattcgatgactatataagtccctccaatttaatataaattgtattcattaaaattcagacagtattattgaaaataatagaataaacttcaaaataaaagaatatttcaagagtaataaaatatacgACAAAATATTAAACAAACTGGGATGTACTGCTACTATATATAATAATTATCCCTAAATTATTGCATTTATCTTGTGACACACACCATATCTTCTAGCCCGTTCTTTGTTTTTTCAAATCTTCTACCTTTAGTCTTTTTTTCCTACTATTCTTCAATTTTATATCTCTTCGTTCTTTTTTCATGTGTCCAAATTATGTAGCTCCCGTTTAGTCATAaattttgtctttattttttaattattttttgaaaatattatttgtttatgaaatatgatcatgttttgggaaaaaaaattcaaaaatttccaAGTACTTCCCAAAAATGGTTTAGGGCATTTTTTGGGTGAAAATTTTTCTTtcgctcacaaaactccaagttttcttcaaataaaatgcatgtccaaacacaacttcaactttcaaaaaaaaaattcaactcaatttcaaaaactcttttttcaagtttcaatagCGTAGAGTCAAAATTTATTCCAGAGTCATCGTCTTCATTTCTAATAGGAATTAGAATAAATATACCAAATGTGAATAAATAATATAAATCTACTGAATTCTAATTCAAATGAAAACTATACCAAAATTTACATATATAAAAAGTGAATTAATGTTTCAATGATATTTTGATCGATGAACAATATATTCACTTATGCTGGAGATTCAAGGGGTGGTATTACTAAAAATAAAGGGAAAACTTCTAATCCCATACTCTGGTTCAAGCATACTCGAAAAAGTCTTCTTTTGAGTAGGAGGAGAGAAAAGAGCGAAggaagaagaaacaaaaagaaataattaGCGAAGATAAGGTAATGAACATATCAACATCCAAAGGGACTAGAGTTGATTGGTCAATGCCCTAAATTGGAAGCTACTACTAATAACAGGGGTATAATGTAGACGACTTTGGGAATTTAAGTGGGGTCACAATTTTTTGTTGGAATTTGAATCATTCTTAACTTCTCTAGGATATTAAGTAGGGTAAATGGTCAAATATATTCCTATACTTTCGAAAATGATCTAAAAATATCTCTCGTTATACTATTGAGCTATATATATCCTTCCCGTCAAACTTTagaacaaatatacccttattttggatggagtaCCATGTGTCAGCACTAAATGAAAACgactcatttctttttttttttacccgatccgtTTTAAAAAATACATCAcccgacccgttttaaaattcagtgtttttaaagcatatattttgtaaaaattatttttttttttttgtaaaaactaaaaaaaaaaaaagaaatttacaaaatatatatttctaagtcttttcagtttttttaaattatgttttttgtaaaaactgaaaaaaaaaaaaatttaaaaaaattagaaaatatatattctgtaaaaactggaaaaaaaggaattttcaaaatatatatttttcagttttttcagttttttaaagtatttttttgtaaaaactaaaaaaaatacaaaatatttttatttttttaaaactaatgcatatgtagtccactgctttaggagagtctttttttttccagtttttttaaaaaatatttttttttccagtttttataaaaagaatactttaaaaaaactgaaaagacttaaaaatatatattttacaattttttttcccagtttttacagaatatatatttttcagtttttaaagcattttttaaaaaaatatttttttttcagtttttataaaaacaatactttaaaaaaactgaaaagacttaaaaatatatattttgcaattttttttttcagtttttacaaaaaaaaaaaattcagtttttacaaaatatatgctttaaaaaaactgaattttaaaacgggtcgggTGGTGGGTTTTTTAAAACGGATCAGGTAAAAAAAAAGGGTTTTTCATCTGGTGTTGACAtgtggcactccatccaaaataagggtatatttgttccaaagtatgacggaaagggtatatatagcccaatagtataacgagggataTATATAGCCCATTTTAAAAAATACAGGGGTATATTTGGCTCTTCGCCGTATTAAGTACTCCAGTACTCTGTATTTTTCATGTTTACTGTTTTTTTAATGTTGTTCTTTTTAAAAGCCATCcccatacttttttttttttgggtggggaGGTCCCTTTGGTTtattcaacaataatataatcCGAAGGATATAGTATATGTTTCTAAATTTACGATGCAGCGTACCCTTAGATGGTTTATTGTCACCAACTGAACATTGGGTTTTGGAACCCCGTAATAGTTTGTTTGGAGggttgttacatatcgtttcataatatatcgtattgtactgtattgtattgtttgataaatacaatgtttggatagattataTCGTTTGAtgtcgtttcatgatatcacacACCAGCAATTTGAAGAATAAATTTGTAATactataaagaaaaattatgatacggggtaaaattattatataaaaatataggataaatgataaaataaaattattttattataatgAAGGGttagattgagagaaaaagattaggtaacgacgcgacctcaccaaatcggtcgttacataaagtgacacattttgtcgttacgtaacgacggatttaaacaatacaataaaatttaagtaacaaccaaaacaaacatcgtatttaaagtaataatacgatacgatacaataggtaacaaccatccaaacaagctgtaaagaATAATTTAGATTATTTGCTGGTAAATGCGATCAATAAAAtagtttgtttttaaaaaaaaaaatcattcatTGAAATAATTCGATCAACAGTATAAGATAATGACTACTGGGGGtactattattattttattgatCACCTCACGAGTGTATGTGAATGGTCATACAACTATAAATTTTTTTCGTTAAAGTTATATAACTTAATTTTCTCATATAAAAATCATATAATTTTCACTAACTCACACACAAATCAGGTTGGAAGACAGGTGCCATCCTATGAGGCAGATTCGTTCTCCCAAAGTGGATGATTGCTCCTCTTTGGCAATCTATCCCGGCAGAGACCTTTTCGACGGTTTTAGAGAGGGAAAATCCTTTTCTAGACCGACCAGTATTCGCGCATgtgttgttgaccttaaccgaGTCTTTTCTAGTACGGACTAGGCGGAACCGAAAAATATAACTTTTCAATAGTATTTCTTATCCCAcggtttttattttttattttcagtctaataaGTAATAATCCAATTAAAGTAGGAATGACCCAAACCGGCCCGACCCACCCGACCCAAAatctatatataaaaattaaaataatactaaaagtgaatcCTCCAAAACACGATACgtctatcttttattttcttttcaagatttTCATTTAAATTGATagtatttttatttcaagtgctCTCTAATTATACCTTTTTTTCTTAGAATCTCGTGCATTTCGAACAAAAATTTTTGTGGGGGAAGGattcacttttattattattttagtttATGCATATAGGTATTGGATAGGTTGGGTTGTGCCATTTCTATTTTAAGGGAAAAGTACAAAATTAACCGATACCGAAACGAATTGCATTCGCTAAAAAAtagaatatacaacaacaacaataacaacaacccaatataatcccactagtggggtctggggagggtagtgtgtacgcagaccttacttccgatagactctcggctccctccctccaagaactctccactttgctcttggggtgactcgaactcacaagagcttggttggaagtggagggtgctcaccactatagcaacccactcttgtctaaaaaaaaagaatatatatatatatatatatatatatattagttatttttttgggagctactaaaaatataaattttttctattttaattgggttattatttattaaactgaaataaaaaaaataaaaaatcataagATTAGAAAATACTACTATTGAAAAGTTGTATTTTTTAGTCACTATAATTTTTGTATGAGTAAGTGAAAGTTTTATGATTTGTTtgtgagaaaaaataaaattatatgatTTTGATTAATAAAAGTCATAATTATATGACCAGCATGCATGGCGTTTTTAAGATGGAATTTACGAAAGCTTAGTGTTATAACTTAGAAATCGTCCTAGCATTCAGTTGTTGTTAGAGTCAAACATGCACGATTGCATGCCATTACGCAATTCAGGATATGTTAGAATGGCTAATTGCAAAAAGAGCTATGAGAGA
Proteins encoded in this window:
- the LOC142172029 gene encoding uncharacterized protein LOC142172029, which encodes MELRQTISALECRLTEALSTIDAMKAKIELLEEHVNVGVTEADSNVIVTREAKIKAPKPPVFKGVHDAQEVENFLCHLENYFRHDKVKDDEAKINTVVLYLSDIAALWWRRKYVDMEKGLCKIETWEQFKELKKQLYPVNVVYEARQKLRELQQTATIREYVREFTTLMLQIPSLSKEDSLFYFMDGLQN